tctacCCTCtccccaatgtgttcacatcctgtaGTGTGGAAAGCAGAAGTGTACACAATATTTCAGTTGAGGTCTAATAAGTTCAGCGGAATCTCCATTGCTCTtgcactctatgcccctattaatagaAATTAGAAATTGAAGTGTAAACAAAGGCTTTCTTCCActttgtatgatgtggagatgccggcgttggactggggtgagcacagtaagaagtcttacaacaccaggttaaagtccaacaggtttgtttcaaacacgagctttcggagcgcagctccttcctcaggtgaatggcgaggtacctcgccattcacctgaggaaggagctgcgctccgaaagctcgtgtttgaaacaaacctgttggactttaacctggtgttgtaagacttcttactgttccactTTGTAAACGTTGCTATAAACATTAATTTTGTTTGTTCATGCTGTTGGCTTCAACGTccttagcttattttattttatttctttcaaACCTTTTCCCCTCATCCGAAAGTGTTCACTCAGCCAGGGGAATGGTCTTTATCAATGATTTATGTTGTGATTTATTTCTTTGTGCACGTACTTAGTAATACAGCAGCTAACACTGCGTGGTGGGAACTCTCGTTCACGTTTTTGCAGAGTTTGTTGGGAATTAGCAAGAAGAAAGCAAGGCTGCTGTCAGATGAGCTGAAGTAATTTAGTGCTCCCACAAACCCCGCTCTAACGTAGGGCAGCTAATCTGGCACAGGTCAGCATTCAAGCCTGcatgaacatggaacatagaacagtacagcacagaacaggcccttcggccctcaatgttgtgcttagccatgatcaccctactcaaacccacgtatccaccctatacccgtaacccaacaaccccccttaaccttacttttattaggacactacgggcaatttagcatggccaattcacctaacccgcacatctttggactgtgggaggaaaccggagcacccggaggaaacccacgcacacagggggaggacgtgcagactccacacagacagtgacccagccgggaatcgaacctgggaccctggagctgtgaagcatttatgctaaccaccatgctaccctgctgcccctaagcatGGTATGGCTAAGTCCTTCATCAGATGAGTTGAGCCACCTGGACACAAACCTGTATGTTTAACACTGATTACATATCTCACAGCCTCCACCTTTCGGACGCAACTTGCCTTTTGGGTCACCTGCCATATATCTCCCTATGATACCCAGTGTCAAATCCTGTTTGCTAATGTTTCTGTGAAGCGCCTTGGAACCTTTTATGTCAGTAAATGTGCTACGTGGATGCAAGTTGTTGTCATGAGAAGATATATGGAAGGGTCAAGGGGTTTAGAGAGCAATGTCGAGATTGCAGATGATATGATGATTGCTGGTTCAGCCAGTAGGGGAGGGGTTAGGGAGTGTTTAGTCGCCCTGAAATGGAACAGCAGATTGAACAAGAGTAGGGATTGAGTAAGTTGCAGAGGTGGTCTATTTGATTGAATAATAACGGTGTaataacgggcagcatggtaacacagtgccgatttccagcttgggtcactctctgtgtgcagtctgcacgttctccccgtgcctgcgtgggtttcctccgggtgctccagtttcctcccacaagtcccgaaagatgtgctgttaggtaatttggacattctgaattctccctccgtgtacccgtacaggcgccggaatgtggcgactaggggcttttcactgtaacttcatcccagtttattttttaaaataaatttcgagtgcccaattatttttttccaattaaggggcaatttagtgtggccaatccacctaacctgcacatctttgggttgtgggggcaaaacccacgcaaatacggggagaatgtgcaaactccacacggacagtgacccagagccgggatcgaacccggtacctcggcgctgtgaggcagcaatgctaatcactgtgccaccgtgctgccctaacttcattgcagtgttaatgtaagcctacttgtgacaataaagattattattactattattattattgaggagAAGGGAGAAGCACCCTCTTCAAGATCTGGGAAGTCACTGTGACTGATTATATACCCGCTGTTCTAGCTCTAGGACACTGCCATCTGTGCTACCAGCCCAACTGATATTAAATAATCTAGCAGAAGCTGGGGATGGCCGTTGGGGTGATCCCACTATTAGGAATCACTGAAaaaattatgggcgggatttaccacaAAACCTGCCGTGTGTTTAGCGGTGGTGGGAAGCGGCCTGTTGttggccagtggcaggatcttctggtcttgccgttgtcaatgaggtttcccattgaatgctcccatctccaccgggaaacccgcagtgGGGATGTGCCATTGGCGCGACCGGAAGTTCCCGCTGGCGTCAATAACCGGAAAGTTCTGGCCTGATACTCTTTTGTTTAGAGAGGTGTGAGGAGGAGTCTGGGGCTTCCAACTTTGTGAAGCAAGCCAAGAGGATAGATCTAGAGAAGATGGGCAGAACTTTCCTTTGGGCCTTCTGGCTCCCAACGGCAGGGGGAAATGGGTGCTCCGAACCTCCATTTACGGGCAGCGGAACCGGCGCAACTAGTAAATGTAGCACAGGCGTTAATAAAATGTAGCACAGGCGTTAATGAATTCAATAAAGAGTTCAGGGGAAACTTATTCCCCAAGAGAGTTTAGAATGTGAAATTTAATACTACAAGGAATAGCTGAACAAATAACACCGATACATTGAAGGAGAAGCTAGATAGGTAAATAGGAGTGGCCGGAATggaaggagatgctgatggggtaAGATGACGAGGGATAGGAGATTGCTCATATGGACCATAAAGACAGGCACATGGCAGATGTGCCGATGGCCTGCCTCAGGGCTGAATATTTTGACATATCAGTAAAAAGTCTACATTGGATATATTACAGCCTTCAGTCTTTCAGGAGATTATATTTAAAACAGTAAATGGATACATTCAACGGTATCCATAATTCACCATACATTTAAGTTCTCTTGAAGAAATTCATCGGGAACTATATTTTTATTCCTTTATAATTTGACAAAACATAAATATATTTGCATTCTTTAGGGTTCTTGATATGCAATGCTTCTTGGAAGGGTTTATAGATCTCCAAATCTGGAGGGCTCTTAGATATCTGTCTGTCGTGAATTTGCTGGATGCTGTAATTTAAGACTCTTCTGAAACCCATTCCTTTTTGTGAGaacctcacgaggaccacggggagTGACACCCCCTGGGGTTCGTGTTGCACAGGTTCCCATGGTAACGGGTGGAGGCTCACCCAGCTGGGATTTGTTATCGAGCCCTTAGTCCCGTGCTGGGATAATTGTCTCGTacgctgtgggaggggaggggggatgggggcgggggcttTACTTTTGAGTTTAATTAAATCACCATTTTCGTATCTACTGGATTACTAAATTGGTTTATCATCGGTTGTCCTTAACTCATCCCCCAGCAGGGAGTTACCACTATGGGGTGCATACTGGGAAATTGCAGGACCACACTTAAACGCTTTGCAATCTTTAATTGGACAGAGGATAGTAGGtgcggggcgggggtgggtggctATGGTTTCCCATAATGCACTTCCAGCAGGTAAGAACTGGCCCCGAGAGCAGCCACCTACCCTCAAATGAAAGTAACAAGAACATCCATGCGGTTTCTCCAAAGCTGCTGGGGGTAGTTTTTCTTTGGAGAGGGACCAGAAACTGTCAATAAATAGGGTTACCAATTCCAGATACGTAACAGGATTCACCAAGCTGTTACTTTGCCATCTCCCCAGTTTTCTTCACTACTGCAAAAAAAACAGAAAGCTTCGAGGAAGATTAAAAGTAAAAGCGTTTTTCCCCAATGACTGGGTGGATTTTCTCCGGGATTGCCTGCAGTTGTGTCCCAGGGGATCAAGCTTTAATTTCTAGAGgctccaggacaatcctggagggttggcgacCCAATAATTAGAGGTTGCTCCTTTAGACTCGGCCCAAAGAAATGTTGGCAGAAAGACAGGGAACCTGCAAGATGCATTCTCCTATTGCCCATTGTCTACTTCAGACCCAAGTTTGCAATGCTTCAGCTCCTATTCAATCGATAGTTGTTAAGATCAAATTGTGTGTTTGCATTGCATGTGTTTGAGGGTTCGATACTGTTTGGAGTGTTGCTAAGATAAAGCTGTAGTATCCATTTTATATTGTGTTGCACATGACCTTCCAGCATTTGGTGTGGTGTGCATTGAATTCacccatcattatgaagtgctatCAAATCCCAGCATACTTGATGCTAGTGGGGTCCAACATTCGGGACGCTGACTAAAAATGACCCAGAAAGCAGAACAatagattaatcaagaacatgaTACCTTGACCATTGTGCTGCTGTGGaaggcagcatgggggggggggggggggagcagaaacAGGGATGATATAATTGCCCTGAGTTGCTTGAGAGCACAGAATAGGGAAGAAACCCAAATAACTGCATCTCTATTTCTTTAATTTAGTTACTGGGGCTTTCCCAGTGGAGGAGACCAGCCAACATCTAGGGATTTAATCGAGGCCAGAGGTGTTCTCAGCCTCCTGCCTCGTTTTCCAGTTCGCTTCCATTCGggacaattaaaaaaaatctaatctaCACAAGTACAGTTTATTTTCCATTGTTCATTGTGTGGAAGAACCATAAGCTTTGTAAAACATTAAGAAGACACTTGGGAGTCTTCAAAGCCTGCAGTTCAAAACCTCTCATTGCGCattcctggcacactcaatggtCTGGATGAGGGTTGCCAATCGCGATTAAATGGGCGTTCCATCACATGACTAGTCCAGTCccgtttctctccccccccccctcccaccatgctACAGCATTAATtaaccaacacatccatccttgtgacacactgcctttctACATCAACTGGAAAGCATagtcgttagcacagttgcttcacagctccagggtcccaggtttgatacccggttgggtcactgtctgtgcggagtctgcacgttctccccgtggctgcgtgggtttcctccgggtgctccagtttcctcccacagtccaaagatgtgcaggttaggtgaattggccatgctgaaattgcccttagtgtccaaaattgcccttagtgttgggtggggtcgctgagttatgggatagggtggaggtgtggaccttgggtcgggtgctctttccaatggccggtgcagacttgatgggctgaatggcctccttctgcactgtaaattctatgattctataatgctTGAATGTTATCcaaacagcgccccccccccccaatttttaaTAACTTTAGAGCTCGTAAAGCAAAATGATCAAAGAAAATCACAAAACACAAATCAGTTTCTCCAGAGTGGCACACAGCAGAACCCTGAATATTGATCTTCAATTTCTGGAGACTCCagaccaatcctggagggttggcaacccggGTCTGGACTCagaaatttggaggctgtccccTCCTGAATTTAAATGTGCTTCCCTTCAATGCATTCACAAATGCTGATACTTCCATGTAGCACTCGGACGCCTGCTTTTCAATATTTCGTACGGGTTatcaaaattttttttataaatgttttattctccattttcacattttccttcaaaatttacaccccacccacagacagtaagtggtaacaaatacaaaatcaatcccctcaacaataacaacgatcccatcctcccaccaccccaaaaaacctgtcaatatatgcatccaataaaacaaaccctcccacggtggcagcaaaaaacaaaggagaaaaagaaaaaaggagtttgggaccgcccatggtcaccatagagtccactagCCAGTATGGAAGCCCTCTCCCGGATCCCTTTCCCCCTTGTCCGACCCTAGGAAAGTccaaaaatccccttttagcacacaaaccccgcatatccacctacatcccaaagagccctcactttgagtgaaagtcccatcacttcccttgtcaaaatatatacaacaccggctcctttagcccatacacctgcacgcagtgaaacaaacaaacaaaaaagaaaaagaaaatacagtcatgaggttacgtcggcacatggccatttctcaatttctcagctgtcacagtccttctgccttctcaaactcctccgctgcctccgccgttccaaaataaaagtccttgaacttgtaagtcaccctcagctttgctggatatacaatgccgcactgcaccttgctaatgtacagtgccctcttcacccggttgaaggcagcccgcctcctccccagctccaccgtaaagtcctggtatacacgtataccagctccagcccactgcaccacctgcttctgcttggcccagcacaggaccttctccttcacactgtacctacggaagcacagagtcactacccttggcggctcactcgcctttggtacaggcctccacgaccgatgagcccgatccagttcatatcgggagggatcctcccccttccccaatagtttcgccagcatcgcagcaaaatactcagtcggcctcggcccttcaactccttcgggcagccccacaatcctcaaattctgtcgcctgcatctgttttccaggtcttccatttttcctcgcagttcCTTGCtaacctccatcaccttccgcatctccttccccatcgaggtaggttgatcaccatgctgcaataatgtctcccccacttccttcagcacctccccttgcgcccgcacctccgccactgcgctcaccaACGCCgttgtcaccggggaaatcgcctcctccatcagcacactcaaaacctccctcatctccttcctcattgtctccatgtattttgtaaactgcctttcgaattccgcagccattaccttagttatttcttcagccgtaagcaatgcggcctcccctggtgttccagcctccattttccttggtgaccccacggtgacctttctactccccgacgaactttcagctgttttcacagccgttttcttactggacctcgacatatcccttccttgtgctttctcctggccttcaccgccttcgctgcccctaggactgggcatcaatccccgacaatgccgttcccgaacgggagccctccaacacgcggctgcctcccgcccgccgtcaccggaagtcagccgtcaccacttcttcaatggccttggtgagatctttttaCAGTTGtttcctctgctgctagaattcagctttcataaaggccctcaagtcagcttgaggcctttaagctcgcccttcccccgcctgcatgctggaagaggcttttgtctttgctgcaggttcagccaaatctttcactgtttctgcgggtctggtaaccaagaaacataccattcctgggggaaagtactcctccaacattcacctacgccttttcatcaaaattccatccCGTATTGattagaaaagagctcttttctgtaaccttgggcaggagctgccttgtgtgtgaccacttactccatggtgcacacccgAAGCCCGGGTTATCAAGCATTATAACTTTTTCATGGAGGATTCTTGGTGGTTGAGGCCGAGAGGATTAACGAATGATTCCCTTTGGAATAGCTACCATGTTGTCTACTGACACAACCCTAAAGCTCACATGGCCAAATAGTATTGATCTGAAGTGGATGCAAAGTTAGAATCCACCCCAATGTATGGGACTACTTTTATAATGCATTGTAGGAATGTATTTCCCTGCGAGCATCAACTATGTACATAACGTAAACTAAGATCCTAATGCAATATGTTTGCTGCACACTAAATTTTAGCATGCTAACATTTCAAGAGAAAAATGCAGTGTGCTTGCTCATCCATGTAGACATACAAAATGGGTACTTCGACTTTAAATGCTTTAACAGGATGAGTGGTGCAATGAATGTTTTTATTGGAAAGTCATATTTCCTTATTCGTTACTGATTGGGTACCAATTTCTTTCTTCTGATAGAAACATCTTTTGATAGAAGATTAGCTCAAAGGCCAAAAAGCGTCTTTGATTGCATTACCTGTAACAAACAATCAATTGGAATGACGAATGACTAATTGAGTTGTAGCCAACAGAAAGTTGTATTTAAGCTAAATTCACTTAAATTAGACCATGCACAGCTAAACATGGAAACAAGGAAGAGATGGCTAGTATATAATCCCATTGCACCACTAACCTGTGAAGGATTGAAAACGTATAGATAGAAGAGAATATTGGGTCTTTGCTCAGAGAGATATTTTtgccctgtgctttctcctgaggCAGTTTTACGACAGTAGCTATTGCCAACCTGAGGGGTGGAGGTACTCCCATGCCCACAATGCTATTCTGGGACCATTTGGAGAACTTATGACAGAAGGCGATATCATCCGGATAGAAAAGCAGATCGAAAACCTCCAAGTCATGCACAAAGTGCAGGAAGTGGAGTCGGAGCTGGAGCAGCTCGAGCTTGAGCTTCAGCAACTCTTGCCCGTGTCTGCGGCTTTGGCCCCTGACCATTTTACTGTGAACCCGAAACAGGTCCACGGACAGGCGGATGACCTACCTGCCTGGTGCAACAAGATTTCGACCCTATTGAAGGGCATGGCTATCCTTTTAGCCACTCTTGGCGGGAAGCAGATAGACATTCTGGACACAGTGACTTCCCATGAGCAATTCAGGGGCCCGGCGGCTGAGCCAATGAAGGTTGCTCCAGCTAAGGAAACTAACATAGGAAGGTCTCAGTCATTCAGTTCGACTAGGGAGGATGTCCAGAAAGAAATCCTGCAATGTGGTGTGTCAGTCAAAAACATAAAAGCAAACTACGAGTTGCAACTGCAATCAAAAATGACTGATGACATGCAGCATAGAGTTTATAAAAGGAAGAGATCGTTGCCTGTTGTACCTCATGGTACAGGAACCATTTTGGAAGAACCTTATAACTTTTGTATCAATGAAACTCGAGGTGTTGAACACAGAGTACAACAACAGTATCCAGGCAATCATAGGCCAATGATGGTGGAAGAACCATTAATCATGCCTTCGCATGCACCATTAATGTATTCTGGTTCATCAGACAAGAATGATGCAGACCAATGTTTAAGTCTAGACAGTGAGACTTTATTTAGTCCAGACCTCATGACCAGAAGTCTGCCAGTCCAGACAGACCTCAGCTGCGTGCAGCAGTACATAGACACAAGGAAGGAACGGATCGTGTTCCTCTTCCTTGAACACTGGAGGAAATGGACATTTACCGAATCTTTCAGACAAAAGCAAATGGCGTCCAGTCTTTCAGGTGCTTTAGCTGAGGACTTCAAAGACATACATCACGCTGATGGGCTGTTGTATAATTCGTCGGAATTACAGTCCGAAATGATGAGAGAGAGAAGCGATGATGATCGCCTTCTTTTCTTCATGAAGCAGAGGCAAGTGGTTGGCAAGCTGTTAGGCCACTGGAGGACCATTATCTCCCAGGTCCCAACTCGGCAAATCAGACGATTGAGTCGGCATCAGGAGATGTACTGGCCTGAACACTTTCTTCCTCATGTCAATGGCACTCCTGTCGATTACAGTAGCCTGAGCCTTGACCTTTTCATGCTTGGCTACTTCCAATTATTGGAAATGAACATGGCTCGCGCCGAGCGGAAATTCCGACACATCCTTTGCTACGAGATGTTTGACCGCCTGGGAAGCCACAGTTGGGAACTGATCCGAAAATTCCACAAAGTCGTCATGGAAGAGATTGAGTCTGGGAAACGAGATTGGGCCGATGGATTCGAGGATATTAAGCAGGAGTTCTTTGGTGACCGAGTTGAGGTCCACCAGCACAACGCCGCAGTCCAGGATGAGCAAACAGAGTCGGAGCCTGTGGAATTATCCCGACAGGAGTCACTCACGAGTAACTCCACCAGTTTCCCAGTCAGTGACAATACAGTGGACGAGGAGAGGCGAAGGAGCAAAATTAGAAAAGAATCGATTCAACTCATCTCCGAACTTGGAGAATTCTGCAACCAAGAGATCTGTCGATACATTGACCGAAGTTTTTCATTCTGGAaggagaaagaagcagagttATTTGTTATTTAAACTGATGAATGGGTATTTTTTAGATTATGAAGCTAATGCCTCTTTGGTGTCCAAGGGGAGATAACTGCTTTTCAAGCGACAGATGAGAGGAGGTGGTATTGTAAGTGGTAGCAGATGAACTCCAAACCAGTATGCACTTGGTTATTTCGGGACAAGACTGAACTGGATAATCAGACACTTTGGGGCACATCATTTTCAAATATTGATTTATTTGTAGTAGATTAAACTGCTTGCATAGAGATACGCAAGAACAAATATTGTAACTTGCAAAGTGTATTTAGTTTATCTGCTGAGTAAAAAAATAATCTTGTGAGTTTATCTCCAATCACTGACATCAATTGGAATGTGTGTTTAAAGTTGGCAGTGAGCCAAGAAGCCAAGCACCTGACCCCAGGATATCCAAGTTTAAACTCATTATCAGTAAGAGAGTAAAACTTCTCATTGGTTTACTGAGAGAACCCAGTCTCGGTCGGAAAATACAACTTGTGCATGGTTTGGTGTGAATTTCTTTGGCAACCACCACTCCAGGGTCTCTAGTCCATCACTATTCCAGTTATTTTCCCCTCTTCCTTAATCATTTGCTCCTTATGAAGACAAACGGTGGATCTGCTGAGCTCTGGATGTGCTTTCGTCTTTTGCCGACAGTTGGATTGTACCACCACAGAGCCCCAATCTAACGTGCAGTTACTTATTCCTGTCGCATTAAAGAGTAAGACTAATTGCTTCTTGTCGCAAGATTGGTATGTGTGGGCAGGATTTCCTACTCCCCACCAGTGGTGTGAATAGCAATGGCGGAgacagcctgccattggctggaggTGGGATCTGCCAGTCCCACCATTGCCGACGGGGTTTCCTGTTGTTTGCACCCTCTGCCCCCGCTGGGGCAGGAAGATCGTACCAGCaggaacggccggagaatccggccctatcTATCTAACCAAAAGCTACAGAAAGTGCTTGAGAGCGGTGGCTTCTGAATGCTTGGCTAACATCTAGTACGGTATTCTTGTACGATGGGAGTGAAGTGACAACTcattcccctccgccccccctcctttGCAGGTAGAGGGCCATGAATCAGTCTAAGAACCTGGCCATAGTTTTGTTTTGAAATATGTAACCATTGCTCTTAATATTCAACTGACAGCAGTTAGTTTGGTTCTCTTGTGCTGTTCACTGATAGGTTTGAAGCTCCAGCTGTATTAAAATATTCCGACATTAAGAAGTAATCACAATTTGTGCAAATTTCCATCACGTAATCTTGCAAAGCAGAAGTTCCCCATCTTAAACGACGGAAGTAATGTCTAattacatgatgggctgaaggtatAGCTTGGACCTTCCACTGGCACCAATTTAATAGTTTTTTTCTGATTAAATAGCAACCCACACATTTTTCCAGAAACTTTGATTTGGTTCACATATTTGTTGTAGTTTGCTTTAGACGGAAGGTATTGTATTTTTCTGATGCAGTACTGACCTTATACTAATGCACTCATTTGTCGATATACGAGGAAGGCCTTCTGGGTAGAGAACTGACCTTATGTTGTGCAGAGAGGGAAAAATTCCTTTGATTCAGACTGTAAGTTTCTTAACATGGCAGTCTTCGACTGGCTTTGCAACCTGCCCAGGGTAAGTGAAACATACCTGTGGATGATGAATGCTGACAATTACATCTCAAGTTAAAGGAATAAAGAAGTGGTATTGGTGTGAAAATAATTGTTAAAAGAGCAAATAGTCTCTCCCAGTGGCTCAGCTCTGGAAGGGTTGGGCGGGATATGAGGTTACTCTTGTCCAGCATGTACTTCATTTACCTGCCAAACCCCCGCATCTATTGTCACACGCGAGCCACTTGGGCAAGTTATGAGACGGTGA
The sequence above is drawn from the Scyliorhinus canicula chromosome 16, sScyCan1.1, whole genome shotgun sequence genome and encodes:
- the LOC119950745 gene encoding espin-like protein; the encoded protein is MTEGDIIRIEKQIENLQVMHKVQEVESELEQLELELQQLLPVSAALAPDHFTVNPKQVHGQADDLPAWCNKISTLLKGMAILLATLGGKQIDILDTVTSHEQFRGPAAEPMKVAPAKETNIGRSQSFSSTREDVQKEILQCGVSVKNIKANYELQLQSKMTDDMQHRVYKRKRSLPVVPHGTGTILEEPYNFCINETRGVEHRVQQQYPGNHRPMMVEEPLIMPSHAPLMYSGSSDKNDADQCLSLDSETLFSPDLMTRSLPVQTDLSCVQQYIDTRKERIVFLFLEHWRKWTFTESFRQKQMASSLSGALAEDFKDIHHADGLLYNSSELQSEMMRERSDDDRLLFFMKQRQVVGKLLGHWRTIISQVPTRQIRRLSRHQEMYWPEHFLPHVNGTPVDYSSLSLDLFMLGYFQLLEMNMARAERKFRHILCYEMFDRLGSHSWELIRKFHKVVMEEIESGKRDWADGFEDIKQEFFGDRVEVHQHNAAVQDEQTESEPVELSRQESLTSNSTSFPVSDNTVDEERRRSKIRKESIQLISELGEFCNQEICRYIDRSFSFWKEKEAELFVI